In Thermoanaerobaculia bacterium, the genomic stretch GTCTGCGCCATTCCCGACGTCAAGCTCCATCTCTACGGGAAGAACGCCGCCCGGCCCGGGCGGAAGATGGGCCATCTGACGGCGGCCGCGGCCACGGCGGAGGAAGCGCGGGAGAAGGTGCTCCGGGCTCGGGCGGTGCTCTCGGGGAACGCGGAGCGCCCGGCGGCTTCCGGGGAGACCCGCGTCCTTCACGGCGCGGCGAGGCGAACGTCGTGACCGGCAACCGCGAACCCGCGATCCGGGTCGTCCTCATGCCGAAGGACACGAACGCGCACGGAACGATCTTCGGCGGGGTGATCCTTTCCTACATCGACCAAGCCGGCGCGGTCGAAGCGAAGAAGCACCGGACGGAATTCCTCGTCACCGTCGCCATGCGGGAGATCGTCTTCCACGAGCCCGTGTACGTCGGCGACCTCGTCTCCTTCTACACCGAGCTCCTCCGGATCGGGAGCACCTCGATCACGGTCCGCGTCGACGTCGTCGCCAATCGCGGAAACGACCCGGACGTCGAGGCCAAGGTGACGGAGGCGGAAGTCACCTACGTCAATCTCGGAGCGGACCGCAAACCCCGCGTCATTCCGCGGTAATCCATTCGCGGCACCAACCAACGCGTTCGCCGGACAGTCCGGGCTCCGACTCGCCTCTGCCTCGATGGGACAGGCCGCGGGGCGGAACGAGGCCACGTCGCGGAGCGACGCATCGGCGCGACCTCTCCCGTTGGGAGAGGGTGGCCGCCAACGGCGGCCGGGTGAGGGGTCGAGCGTGAGCTCGAGCGAGGCAGGTGAGGGTGTTCCGGACCCCTGGAATCACCCCTCACCCTTGCCTGCGGCGTTCGACCTCTCCCGCACGGGGAGAGGTGGCGGATAACCTATCGAATTTTCTGGGCGAGCGACGGCGACAGGACCCACTTCAGATCGCCGGGAGGCGAGGGGTGGCTGCCGCCGAACGAGACCCGCGCGATCGCCGCCTTCTTGATCGGCACGTCGACGTCTTCCCGGCCCGTGACCGCGAGCCCGAGAAGAAGGCCCAGGTGCGGCATGTGCCCCACGAGGACGACGTCATCCCATCGGTCGCGCGCCAGCTCCACGAGGACCTTTCGCGGATCCGCGTCCGGCGCCAGAGCGGGCGTGGCGGCCAGCGAGGCTTTCGGAAATCGGGCCGCGATGAATTCCGCGGTTTCCTTCGCGCGTCGGAGCGGGCTGTGCCAGATCGCCTGCGCTTTCGCGACCCGCGAAAACGCGACCGCGACGACTTCCATCACTTCCCGCCCGCGTTCGGAGAGCGCGCGATCGGCATCCTTGCCCGATTTGGCCGAGTCTTCGGCGTCCCCGTGCCGGAGGAGATAGAGATTCATGCCGTCAGACGGACGGCGGTGGGGGCGGGGGAGGAGGCGGAGGCGTCTCTTCGTGGACTCCGGGAATGTAGCCGCTGTCCGTGGGCACCAGCGGAGCATTCGCGGCGGGAGGCGCCCAGTCGGGCTGCGGCTTGTACGTCGGCTCCTTCTTTTCGGGAGCCTGCGGAGGCGCCGTCTTCGGAGCCGGAGCCGCGGTCGCCGTGCCGGCGGGCGACACGGCCG encodes the following:
- a CDS encoding hotdog domain-containing protein, which gives rise to MTGNREPAIRVVLMPKDTNAHGTIFGGVILSYIDQAGAVEAKKHRTEFLVTVAMREIVFHEPVYVGDLVSFYTELLRIGSTSITVRVDVVANRGNDPDVEAKVTEAEVTYVNLGADRKPRVIPR
- a CDS encoding histidine phosphatase family protein, giving the protein MNLYLLRHGDAEDSAKSGKDADRALSERGREVMEVVAVAFSRVAKAQAIWHSPLRRAKETAEFIAARFPKASLAATPALAPDADPRKVLVELARDRWDDVVLVGHMPHLGLLLGLAVTGREDVDVPIKKAAIARVSFGGSHPSPPGDLKWVLSPSLAQKIR